The genomic window TCTCTTGGTTTTTAATTAGGCTGTAACTTTTGCATCTTCAACTATCGCAAGAACTTCGTCCTCTGACATTACAAGATACTTTTCCCCGTCAAGCTCAACTTCCGTTCCAGCATACTTGTTAAAGAGAACCACATCCCCTTCTTTCACCTTGAGAGGTTTGAGCTCCCCGTTGTTCAGGAGCTTACCCTCTCCAACAGCTATAACTTCGCCCATCTGGGGCTTTTCCTTCGCGGTATCAGGAATGATAATTCCAGACGGAGTCTTTTGCTCTTGCTCCTCAAACCTTCTTACCACAATCTTATCGTAAAGCGGCTTCAGCTTTGCCATCGGTACCTACCTCCTTCCGTTTTTATTTCGGTAAAAATTATATTAACTTTCTCGTCCCATGTCAAGAGGTCTTTTATAAAAAGATGAGTCTTATATGCTAAGATTATTTTAGCCAATAAGAATCACAACCCAACCTCATTGTGTGTTTTATAGGCTTATAAGTTTTTCTTTTGGTTGCATAAGAGGGAATTGTTCTAACATAACACGTAAGTTTTAAAGATTTTAAGGAGGAGCCAGTATGGAGACGATAAAGGAACTGTACACTCACCTGTTCCGCCGCCAGTGGCCAGCATGGATAGGTGGGATAAGTATGGGTTTCATCGTAGTCCTCATGTTCGTATGGGGTGCTCCCTGGGGTGTTACCAACGGGATCCTGGTTTGGGGAGACAACATACTCAAGCCTATACTTTACCCAGATTCAGACGTGCAGAGTCCGATATGGCAGTTTACAGCTTTGATAAACTGGGCTTTCCTTCTGGGAGCTTTTATCTCTGCGCTCCTTGGAGGGGATTTCAGGATAAGCATCCCCTCTTTTAAAGAGTTCCTAATGGGCGCCTTTGGGGGGACGTTGATGGGTATAGGAGCCTTTCTCGCCTTTGGATGTACAATAGGAGCTTTTCTCGTGGGCTTTGGAGCTCTTTCAGCTTCCGGTATAACGATGATGATAGGTTTGGGTATAGGAACGTATACCGGGTTGAGGCTATATATGTGGCTCCTTACAAAGGGCTGGGGCACACCAGGTAGGGCTATTGAAGTTCCGGTAAATTTTCAGGTGATACTCGGTGTTGTACTCATGGTAATAACCCTTGGACTTATAGTCTTACTTGATAAGAAGGTGTCCACTTACTCCCCAGCCCTTGGGCTGGGTTCCGTTCAGGTCACCGCTGGCTCTTTAATATTCTTCGGAGCTATCCTTGGAATAATCAACCAGAGGACAAGGTTCTGCTTCGTAAGAGCCTTCAGAGAACCCTTCATGACCGGTGAGGGTAACATGACGAGGGCTGCAGCTCTCGCCCTCATAGTGGCCGCAGTTTTTGGTCTTATAGTCAAGTTCTCACCTCTTACTAACGTCCTTGAGATACCAGACGTTAAAGACATACTGGCAATAGAGATGACTGCTCCTCCTTCTATAAAGGCTATGATGATAGCTCCCTCCTTTCCCATAGGTTCATTGATAGGAGGTTTTATCTTCGGCATAGGTATGACCCTTGCAGGTGGCTGCTCTGTGGGTAGCTTCTGGCGGGCGGGAGAAGGCTCCCTGAAGAACATGACGGCTATACTCTTTTATGCCTTAGGAGGTTCTCTCTTCGCTTTCCTTTACAGGAAGATAGAGCCTGCCATACTGAGCACCTTCTCCGGTCTTTACGAAAAACTCGGAGCAACTAACGCAACGGGTATAAGGCTCTTCCTTCCGGATGCTCTTGGTCCTGGGTGGGCTCTCGTCATATTCCTCGCCTTCGCCCTGGCATGGCTCCTGTTTGCAACCTGGAACGAGAGAACGATGAAGTTTACCTTATAGATTCAATTATCGGACATACGGAGGCGGGGACGTCCCGCCTCTTCCTTAAGAGACCCTCCAGGAGTTTCTTCTGGGAATTCAGCTCCTCTATGAGATTTTCTATCTCACGGATTTTTCCCTTTATCTTCTCCTCAACACACCCGCAGGGTGTCCTTCCCGAAAACTTCAGGGAGATAATCTCCTTTATGTCCTCTAACTTAAAGCCGACCGCTTTCGCTTTGAGGATGAACTCGCAGAGCTTGAGGTGTTCTTCCGTGTAAACTCTGTAACCCGAACTGTTCCTTGACGGTGGTGGAAGGAGACCTATCTCCTCCCAGTATCTTAGGGTCTTGGGATTCAGTCCAAGCCTCTTGGCAAGCTCACCTATCCTCATAGGTATATAGGTATGTACCCTTCTTTAACTTTCAAGACGTGGTACTCAAAGCCAGACCTAACGACCTCAACACCGTCAAAGAGCGCCTCCTCGGAAACATTAAACATATTCATGGCGACCTTACAAGCCTTGAACTCAACACCGTGGAGCATGAGGTTCTCTATCCTCTCCTCAAACTCTCCGTTCTCAAACCTGTCAAGAAAAGTTATCCCCTCATCGTAAGCAACCACCTCTATGTCCGCACGCGCTTCCCAGAGGTTTATAGCTCCCCTTATCCTTAGAAAGACCTTCTTCCACCTCTTCCTGTCCCTGAAGGTAACGGGGAATAAAAGTTTGATCTCCTCATTAGAGGAAGCTCTCAGGGGAGTTAAAAGGGTAAGCACTCCGGCGGTTCCCAAGAGGAGGTCTCTCCTTCTCACAACCACACCTCCAGAAAGTTTTTAAAGAAGTAACCTGAGAGTATCAGGAAGATTGTTCCAACGAGTCTGTTTATGTGAACGTAGTGGGCTTTAAGAAAATCAGCGAGGTAGCTTACAACCACACCTGAGAGGAAGACAGGTATAGCCCTGCCGACCGCATATACACCCATTAGAAAGACCGAAGCAGTCAGGTTACCCGTTGAGGTACTCAGAACTATTGCTCCGAGGAGTAGGGAGGTGCAGGAGGGACATAGGGAGAAGGTGTAAGCAACCCCGAGAAGGAAGCTGCCTGTGCCCGCTCCCCTGAAGGGATTGAGCTTAGCCACTTGAAGGGAGAAGGGAAGTACGTTGAGGAGGTTGAGGGCAATCAAAAGGAGAATAGCGGCGAGGAAAAGGTTGAAGATATCAGTCCTGAATATCTCCGAGAGGACTATAGCGCCGGCGGAGGCGATACCCCCGACAAAGGCATGGGTGAGGAGAAGGGCAACAGAGAAGCCGATCACGCTCAGGGTTATATCCCTCTTGGAGCTGTGCTTAGTAACGAGTATTCCGAAAACCACCGGCAGGAAAGGTAGGGTGGAGGGTCCAAGGCTCGTTAAGAAACCGAGAATAAAGAGTATTAACGCTAAAAGTAGGAAGGGCTGTTGCTCCTGAAGAAGGGAAGAGACGAAGAGGCTGAGTCCCGTAAAGTTTATGAAAAGACCAATAGCGAGTATAAGGGAAAAGCCCGTTATTGCCGGGACCGCCGGTATCAGGAAGGTAAGAACTTTAAGAACCTTCTCCGGCAGTAGTATGAGTATAAGGGTGGGGAGGGTGACAAAGAGAGCGTAAAGATTAAATATCAGAAAAGGACTCTTGAAATAAAGGGAATAGAATGCAAGGAGGGCTATAAAGGGAAGGCTGCAGTAGGTGAGACTGAAACCCAGAGCCACACCAGGAGGGAACCTTCTGTGGTGGAAGAAGAACTGAGGTGAGAAATCAATGGGTGCTATCCCGAATCTCCTCATGAGGGGAAAGCCGAGGATGAATATCCCAGCAACAATTCCTTGAACGACCAGAAGAGTCTCCAAGGAGGGAGTAAACCTCTTTGAGAGAATATAGAAGAGAAAGGCGATGAGATTGAAGAGAAGGAAGCGAGATAAGAAGAGAAGGGGTATCTCTAAAACGCTTCCCTTCTTCACGTAAGCCCTCAGCAGTAGATTTACATTCCACATGCAGGGGGTGAAAAAGGACAGGGCTCCGAGGAGGGGAACTATATAAACGGGGCTCAGGATATCTCCTCCTCTATAGCTTTCCTTATATTCTCCTCTGAAGGCACCACACCGGCGAACTTCACCTTTCCGTTTATCACCACCGCCGGGGAGGTCAGAATGCCGAGCTCCGTTATCCTGTCCACATCCTCTATGGGGTCGAGCATCTTTACCTCAGCGCCAAGCTCCCTCGCCACCTTAACAACCCTATCCTTAACCACCGCACACTTGGGGCAGAAGTTTGACTCCAAGAGCTCAACGGCCACCATAGATGAGAATATAAACCTTCCAGCTAACTGGAAGGCAAGGGCTAAAAGCTGACCACCTTGTCCGCCCAGCTCACGAGCTCATAGAGGTCATTCATTGAGCCGACAGGACAGGCAGCCCCCTCCTTAGAGTTCCTAACCTCTAAACATACCCCGCAGGCAACGACCTCCCCTCCGTTCTCTTTAAAAAGTTTCATCTGCTCCCGGACGTTGAACTTCTCGTTTTCTATCCCGAGACTCTCAACACCCTTTCCGAGAAGGAAGACCTTAACCTCATCCCCCTGAGCCAAGGAGAAGACGCCGAACCTGAAGGCGTTCCACACGGTCTCAGGGTCGTTGCTATAAACTACTATCCCCACTCTCATCCAGAACCTCCCTTTTGAGCTATATTTAATCACATGGAAGAGGTAAGGGAAAAGAAGTACGGAGAGATAGCGATAGAGCAGGCGGAGCTTGAACCCTGGGAGAACCCGACTCCTGAGAGGGACTACATGATAGAGATAACCTTCCCCGAGTTCTCCTGCCTGTGCCCGAGGTCCGGATATCCAGACTACGCGACCATAAGGATACGCTACATACCTGACAGATACATAGTTGAGCTCAAATCCTTAAAGCTCTGGCTCAATAAGTTCAGGAACAGGTATATCTCCCACGAGCAGGCGACCAACGAGATATACACCGCCCTATACGAGACCCTGAAGCCGAGGTTCTTAGAAGTGATAGGGGACTTCAACCCGAGGGGAAACGTCCACACGGTGGTGAAGCTCAGGAGTGACGGGAAATATGATTAAGGAAGAGAAGCTTTGGTATCTCAAGAACCTTGACATACTTTCCGGACTATCCGAAGAAGAGCTGAAGTTTTTAGACGATAACTCAGTGGGTCTTAACGTTAAGAAAGGAACCACCATATACTCTCCAGAGGAAAAGGAAGAGTTTCTTTACTTCGTAAAAAGGGGAAGTGTCAGACTCTATAAAGTTGACAGCAATGGTAAGGAGATAACCTTCGCGATACTTGGGGCTGGTGACATATTCGGTGGTATATCTCCCTATGACAGAGACATGTACGGTGAGTTCGCCGTTGCCCTGGAAGACACATTCATATGTCTCGTAAACAAAAGGGTTTTCTTCAGCCGTATGAGTAGGAACCCCACGATTATGCTTAGGTTGAATAAGTTTCTTGGTTTAATGACCTACGAATTGGAACTCAGAATTGAAGAACTCGTAGCCAAACCGGTTTTAACCAGGCTTGCCTCCCTGTTGTTGAGGCTCCAAGACAGGTTCGGCGACCCTGAAGGTGACATAAAACTGTCCCTATCCCACAGAGAGCTCGCAAGCCTTATAGGGGCAACCAGGGAAGCGACCACTATAGCCCTTAATGAGCTCAAGGATATGGGTGCGATTGAGATCGGCAGGAAGAAGATAAAGGTCATCAGTAGGAAACTCCTTGAAGAGCTCTCTACATTTTGACCAGCACTCCGACAGATACAAGCCTGGACATGAAGTTCTCAAGGTAGGGTATAACCTCCTCAAGTTCAAATTCAAGTTCCCTTCTCTCAAGGGCGGTTTTTGGGCTCACTCCTCCTACCACCTCTTTCAGGTAGCCATAAACAAACTCCGTCAGCTCCACACTCTTCACATTCTCATCTCTATCCCTGTACATAAGCAGGTAGTAATTACCCTTAGCGGCAATCATCTCCTCATAAGACATAGAGTTAAACCTGTGAACGGGAAAGGAAAAATGAAGAATCTTAGCCGATGATGAGAGCCTGTAGCTCCCCTTCCATGAGAAACCTTCAGATAATCTCTCATCAGGTGCGTTAAAGAGTTCCACTTCCAGCCATTCGTATAGGGCAAGCTCCTCAAGAAAGGGCAGTTTAGCCTTCAGGGGGAGTTCTTTTCCTCTAAAAAAATCAACGAACTCGTTTCCAAGGTCTAACAGAAGCGGGCTTGTATGCTTCAACCTCATAAACTCCCTGACAAGTGGTTCAAGCTCATCTCCGAGGTATTGAGAAAGTGACGGAAGCGAAGTCTCTATGAATTCCTCAAACCTGTTGTAGACAAGCAGAAAGTATAGCTCTAACCTCTCATTTTCGGGAGGCGTGATTCCCTTGGCTGTGGCAAAAAGTTTCCTCATCTCAGCAAGCTCTCTTTGCACCTCTAAAACTCCTCACTTCTTCAAGCTCGCTCATCAGCTCTCCGTACGAAGGTATGTTGTTGTCCCTCTCCAAGAGAACAGGGATATCAGGTTTCTTTGATAGAACATAGGCAAGAAGCTCCAGAACTTCCTCCTTAACCTTCTCTCCATGGGTATCTATAAGAATCCTGTCATCCTTATCGTGTCCAGCTATATGTATGTAAGCTACCCTATCCAAAGGCATACATTCTATAAACTCGTAAGGGTTGTATCCATGGTTAACCGAGTTCACGTAAACATTGTTAACATCAAGTAGCAGGTAAGCCCCACTCTCCTCCAAAACTCCCTTTATAAACTCCCATTCCTCCATATCCTTCAATGGAGTATAGTAATAAGAGATGTTCTCAATTATCAATGGTATTTCAAGGAATTCCTGAACCTTCCTTATCTTATCCGAAACAAACTTTATCGTATTATCAGTAAAGGGCAAAGGGAACAGGTCATGCAGGTATTCACCACCCATAGAGGAAAAACTAAGGTGCTCCGAATAAACCTTAATATCAAAGTCCTTTAAAAAACTCTTTATCTGCTTGAGGAAGGCGTAATTGAGTTCATCTGGAGAACCTACAGAAAGGGAGAGTCCGTGACAAACTACAGGGAAACGCTCCCTAACCCTCTCAAGGACCCTTCTGAAGAAACCTCCCCTCCTCAGCCAGTTCTCAGGTGCGATTTCAAACCACTCAGGTGATGAGTCATAATTTACTACCTCTTCAGCGAATGAATATCTGAGACCGAGTCCAAAGCCTTTAGGTAAGTTTAAGTCCATGTCCAAGTATAAACTTAACCCAAATCCTCGTATATTTGGTGAGATAGATTACAGATAACTTCCGTGGAGAGTCTATAGTTAAGTTACAAGGAGGTGTAGAAGCCATGAACGGAAAGCAAAAACTTATGGGCCTTTTAGGTTCAGCAGTCCTACTCGGACTGGGAGCAGAAGGAGTAACACCAGCCCATGCTGGTGAAGGTAAGTGTGCGGGTAAAACAGGCGGGACCAGTACGGAGAAAGCCAAAGAGGCTACCTGTGCTGGAATGAAGAAGGAAGGCAAGGAAGCTACCTGTGCCGGCACAAAAGAGAAAAAGAAAAAAACTAAGGAGATGACATGCGCAGGACCTGGGGGATGCGGTGGGAAGATGAAAAAGGACGGCTCAAAGTCCTAAACCGAAGACCCAATTAAAAAGCTGGAGGGAACGCTATGACTTCAAACCTAAGCGGTGTGGTTCGCCTTTATGAAAAGGGGCTAAATCTCCTGCCTCCCCTCCAGTCTCTTTTCCTTCTTTTTGTGAGACTTTACTGGGGATGGCTCTTTGCCCAAGCAGGATACGGTAAGCTCACCCATATAGATAGAACAACAGAATTTTTCGGAAGCCTTGGGATGCCATTTCCCGAATTTAACGCTTACTTTATAGGTCTTACAGAGTTTCTTGGAGGTGTTCTTATAAGCCTGGGACTTGGGACAAGACTGGTGGGTGCCTTTCTGGCTGGAGAGATGTTCGTTGCATACCTGGTAGCTCACAGGAGTGAGCTCATGAGCGTATTTTCAGATCCAAGCGAGTTTTACACTGCACCACCCTTCACCTTTATGTTTGCCTCTCTGATACTATTTCTGTTCGGTGCAGGGAAGATATCCCTTGACAATCTGGTTACCAAGGTCACAAGAGGTTTAGAATAAACTTATGCCCTCAGAAAGCGAATATGCTGAGGAAAGAAGCCGGCTCTTTGAAGAAACGCTTAAAAAAGCCACGGAAGACATCAAGGTTGACTGCCGAAGGGGCTGTACTTACTGCTGTTACGGGGTTACCCTCTGGATAAAGAGAGTTGAAGCTGTCCTAATGGTTGATTTTCTGAATAGGCTACCGTTAAAGGAAAGGAAGGAAATCTGGCACAGGATAAAGAATTACGCAAAGCTCTATGAGGAAGAGGCTAAAAGGGTAGGGTACGCACCTAGTTTCCCCATCAAAGAGGAGGACCTTGATATAGAAAAGCTGGGTGTGATCGGCGGTTTAGGTATGAACGAGGTACCTTGTCCCTTCCTTGAAGAACACACGGGAGTATGCCTCATATATGAGGCAAGGCCGGACATGTGCCGACTCATGCTCTATGAGAACAGTTCTGTATGTAAAAGAGACTGGGAAAACCCCCTCGGCTTCCTGTGGAAGAGGGAGATAGCACCCTTTATGGACGATATTAAGGCGAGGTTTTTCCCAAGGTGGAAGCTCAAGAGAGGAGAGCTCTCAAAGAAGTTCCCAAGTTTGGAGCAAGAGAAGCTTGAGGGAGAAGTGGGCTTCGTAACCCACTTTATAAGGTTTGACCCTGTGAGAAAGGTTTTCAAGGTTACCGGTTAGGGAGTCTGCAGTCCCTGAAGGTTTCCCATACGTATCTATTCAGCGGGTAGTTTAAGTACTCCCATTCACGCTTTGATGCATCGTAAACTCTCATTCCTTGATAACCGGCAAAGTCCATAACCATATAGAGAAAAGCTGCACCAGTGCCTCCAAAGCAAAAGAGCAGGACTTCATCTTCCCTCTTAATACCCTGATTCTTCAAAAACTCATCTACATAGGCAGGGATTTTTATCAGGAGCTTGTTGGTCCTCTTATCTCTCTGAATCCACCACTCCCAAGGTAAAGAGATAGAACAGGGAACATGTCCGTACTTTTTAGCAGCTGGAAACTTGGATATACCAAAGTAATGCCCTACAGGTCTACCATCTAAGATAGGTTTCTTACCTATGCTATTGAGCAGGTAATCCGCATCTATCTCCTTCCTGGGGTTATAGTTTGCCCTGAAGTTTCCTTCCTTTATCTGTGGCTCATCGTAACTTACAGGAAAACCCTTGTTACTCCAGCCAGACCAACCTCCATCCAGCAGGGCTACCTTCTCGTGACCAAGAAGATGGAAAATCCAGTATGCGTAGACAGCACCGAGAATCTCATTGGTGTTGTTACCCTTATAATAAAGGACAACTTTTGAGCTGTTGTTTATGCCCCACTTCCTGAAGAGTTTCTCGTACTCCTTGAGAGGTTTCTTAACAAGGGCTCCTGTTTTCTCATCCATTACCCTCCACTCCTCTTTTTCCGTAAGTCTTGCACCCGGTATGTGCCCCTCAACGAGATAGCTCTGAGAGTCTGAGAATTCAAGGATAACGATCTCCGGGTCTCCCAGATGCTCTTTCAACCATTCTGGTGACACCAGCTTGGGCAATGAGAAGGACACCCCTATCATAAGGAGAAGCACAATCAAGAAGTTCATGTGAATACCTCCTGAGCTCCTTTCAGAAAAATAAACCCATCTGTTAACCGGAAGTCAAGTATTAAGCTCACAAAAACAAATTGACATATCACTTAATCACCACATATTTAAGAGCATGAAGGTGTTTACCCTTGAAGAAGCGAGGAACCTACTTATAAAGATAAAGCCGATAGTGGAGGATATAAACATAAAGAAGTCTGAACTCTATGAGTTTTATTCCCGTTTGGAGGATGAACAGGACGAGCTAGAAAAGATGTACTATCAAACCAAGGTTAAGGAACTGGAGAGTCTGATAAAGCACGGCTTCTTAAGGATTGAGGAGTTTGGAGGAGTGATAAAGGGTGTGGACCCTATACTCATTGATTTCCTCTCCTACCACGAGGGAAGGTACATATGGCTATGCTGGAAGGAGGATGAGGAAACCATAATGTTCTGGCATGAGCTCAACGATGGCTTTGCTGGAAGGAAACCTGTTGATTACCTAGAAGGCTCAGAGAGGCTCCTTTGAAAGCTTTTCCGAGTAAACGTAGTAAAACCATATAACCCTCTTCACGTACCTTCTTGTTTCATCGTAGGGTATGGTCTCTATAAAAACAAAATCGTCCTCGTACTGTTGCCAGCTCTTTACAGCTCCCTGACCGGCGTTGTAGGAGGCTACAGACCTAACCAAATCCCCGTTCCAGAAATCAAGTAGATATCTCAGATAGGCTACTCCAAGGGTTATATTTGTTTCAATGTCATAAATATCATCATACACAAACCCAATACGCTCAGCCTTCCACCTTGCCGTTGTGTCAAGCAACTGCATAAGCCCCTTTGCATTGGATTTAGAGAGTGCTCTTGTATCAAATAGACTCTCCTGTCTCATAACAGCATAAATAAGCGCCTCTTTAACGGCAAACTTATCAGAAATTCTCTGCACAAGCGGTCTGAAAGGTAAAGGATAGGCTATACCTCTATAAAAAGGGGAGTTAGCCCCGTAATTGCGAGCGGCAACCTTTAGGGCTAGGTACGGGTCAACCTTAAGGATTTCAAGTATATCCTCTGGGAGAAGCTCCTCCGCTCTGTTGAGAGCTTCAAGTCTCATATAGTAATTGAACCCGAGGCTCTGTATACCCAGCAACCTGATACCGAGAGGAGATGGCTTCCCAACGAGCTTAAATTCCCCCTTTTCATACACTGGCAAGCCCAGAAATTTTCTCGCTACGGAGGCGTAGAATCCTTCGTACCTTGCACTCTCCTTTAGATAGTATTCTGCAAGTTCTCTTTCTCCAAGCTTACTTAAGACCTTATACTTCCAGAAGCTCACCTGCGCTCTCTCCATATTTCCTGCTGCAAACCTCTGAGCTTCCGAAAAGTTCTCATAGGCGAGTCTGTATCTTCCGAGAATGAAATCTATGAGCCCCACGCGGAACAGAGATTCAAAGTTATAGCCAGACCTAAGGAAAAACTTCCTTGCCTTCTTTAAGTCTCCCTTAGAAAGAAGATGCCAGGCGTACTTATAATAAAGGTCTTCTCTACCAGCCTGTCTGAGGAAATCCTCTGCCCCCTTCGTATCACCAAGCTTTATATAAACAAGGAGGGCGTAAACCTTCGCCCTATCGTCCTGACAATTGGTCAACTCACCCAAACTCCTCTCATACTCCCTGAGTCTGAAAAGAGACAAGCCCCTATAAAAACAGCTCTCAGATATATTCAGAACTTCCTTGTAAAGTCCCTTTGACAGGAGCCTGCTGTACACCTTCTCCCTTTCCTGCTCATTTAACTCAACCTTTGGCAAAAGCTCTATGGCGTGCTCAGGGAACCTCAGCACAAGGACTTTCTCCTCCAAGCCTAAAGATAGCCACAGCTTTGCAACGGTTTCCCCGTATTCATCTCTAGCGTTATCTAGGTTTATACCGGTAAGTATGAACCTGGCTCTATCCTTATCCCCAGATTCTGCAAGCAATTTAGCAACTTCTACCTTAAGCTCGTCCTTAAAGACAGCGTCTGGATAATTGTTTAATAGAAAAAGACCAACCTTAACATCCTTTGTATCTCTAAACTGTTTGAGAAGCTTATACTCAGCTGGTACTTGAGAGAAAACAAAGGCTGTGAGGAGGAAAAGGACGGGGAGCAGTTTCACTCGTACATCTCCTTTATCCTGCTGATACCCGTAGCTTTACCGCTGGTCTCGTCTATGTCAACACTAACAGCGTTGAAAACAACCTTTTCCTTTTCTTCCACCCTGAACTTACGAGGTAAAGCGTATATGAATCTCTCTATTGGCTCTTTATAATTCATGCCTATTACTGAATACCAAGCTCCCGTCATACCAACATCAGTTACATAGGCAGTGCCGTTCTTTAAAAGGGTCTCGTCAGCTGTGGGAACGTGAGTGTGAGTCCCATAAACCACCGAAGCTCTTCCATCAGCGTATATACCAAAAGCCCACTTCTCAGAAGTTACCTCTGCATGAAAATCCACAAGGACTATATCCACCTCCTTAGAAAGCAACTCGTATATACGGTCAAAAACCCGGAAGGGATTATCCAGATTCGGTTCAAGGAATACCCTACCCATAAGGTTTACAACCCCGAACCTGATATCCCCCTTTTCATAGATACCAAATCCCTTACCTGGTACACCCTCTGGGTAGTTGGCAGGTCTGAGAAGGTCTCCAGCCTTGTCAATGAATTCATATACTTCTTTTTTGTCCCA from Hydrogenivirga caldilitoris includes these protein-coding regions:
- a CDS encoding sulfurtransferase → MNFLIVLLLMIGVSFSLPKLVSPEWLKEHLGDPEIVILEFSDSQSYLVEGHIPGARLTEKEEWRVMDEKTGALVKKPLKEYEKLFRKWGINNSSKVVLYYKGNNTNEILGAVYAYWIFHLLGHEKVALLDGGWSGWSNKGFPVSYDEPQIKEGNFRANYNPRKEIDADYLLNSIGKKPILDGRPVGHYFGISKFPAAKKYGHVPCSISLPWEWWIQRDKRTNKLLIKIPAYVDEFLKNQGIKREDEVLLFCFGGTGAAFLYMVMDFAGYQGMRVYDASKREWEYLNYPLNRYVWETFRDCRLPNR
- a CDS encoding DUF2203 domain-containing protein, encoding MKVFTLEEARNLLIKIKPIVEDINIKKSELYEFYSRLEDEQDELEKMYYQTKVKELESLIKHGFLRIEEFGGVIKGVDPILIDFLSYHEGRYIWLCWKEDEETIMFWHELNDGFAGRKPVDYLEGSERLL
- a CDS encoding lytic transglycosylase domain-containing protein; the encoded protein is MKLLPVLFLLTAFVFSQVPAEYKLLKQFRDTKDVKVGLFLLNNYPDAVFKDELKVEVAKLLAESGDKDRARFILTGINLDNARDEYGETVAKLWLSLGLEEKVLVLRFPEHAIELLPKVELNEQEREKVYSRLLSKGLYKEVLNISESCFYRGLSLFRLREYERSLGELTNCQDDRAKVYALLVYIKLGDTKGAEDFLRQAGREDLYYKYAWHLLSKGDLKKARKFFLRSGYNFESLFRVGLIDFILGRYRLAYENFSEAQRFAAGNMERAQVSFWKYKVLSKLGERELAEYYLKESARYEGFYASVARKFLGLPVYEKGEFKLVGKPSPLGIRLLGIQSLGFNYYMRLEALNRAEELLPEDILEILKVDPYLALKVAARNYGANSPFYRGIAYPLPFRPLVQRISDKFAVKEALIYAVMRQESLFDTRALSKSNAKGLMQLLDTTARWKAERIGFVYDDIYDIETNITLGVAYLRYLLDFWNGDLVRSVASYNAGQGAVKSWQQYEDDFVFIETIPYDETRRYVKRVIWFYYVYSEKLSKEPL
- a CDS encoding TIGR00282 family metallophosphoesterase, with amino-acid sequence MRFLIVGDIIGSPGRKGVRRFLEDRGGEFDVVIANVENAAGGFGITRKVYEELKSYGIDVFTSGNHIWDKKEVYEFIDKAGDLLRPANYPEGVPGKGFGIYEKGDIRFGVVNLMGRVFLEPNLDNPFRVFDRIYELLSKEVDIVLVDFHAEVTSEKWAFGIYADGRASVVYGTHTHVPTADETLLKNGTAYVTDVGMTGAWYSVIGMNYKEPIERFIYALPRKFRVEEKEKVVFNAVSVDIDETSGKATGISRIKEMYE